The Bosea beijingensis genome contains the following window.
CGCTCGCGATGCTTGACGACGGGCTGATGGAACGCTTCCCCTTCGACGAGATCTACGGCCTCCACAACATGCCGGGCCTCGGCATAGGCCGGTTCCAGACGCGCGCCGGCTCCTTCATGTCGGCCGAGGATAATTTCGAGATCGTGCTCAGGGGCGTCGGCGGGCATGCCGCCAAACCTCATGCGGGAAGCGAGGTTCTGGTCGCCGCCTGCGCGCTGGTGATGCAGCTCCAGACCATCGTCTCGCGCCGGCTGAGCCCGGCCGATATCGCGGTCGTCTCGGTGACCGAACTGCTGACGGATGGCACACGCAACGTGCTGCCGGGAACCGCCCGCATCCTCGGCGATGCCCGCTGCTTCCGCCCCGAGGTCAGTGCCGAGATCGAGCGCCAGATGGGCATCATCGCGCACGGCACAGCCGAGAGCTACAACCTGACCTGCGCACTGACCTATACGCGCGAGTTCGTGCCGCTGGTGAACGACGCGGAGCTTTCGCGAGAAGCGCTCGCCGCAGCCCGGACCGTGCTCGACGACGGCGATGTCGCGATCGCATCCGAGCCAATGACGGGTTCGGAGGATTTCGCCCGCTTCCTCGACCACGTGCCCGGCTGCTTCGCCTATGTCGGCAATGGCGAGGGCTCGGCGCCGCTGCACAACGCGTCTTATGATTTCGACGATCGCGGGCTGATCCATGGCGCCCGCTTCCACGCCGCGATCATCCGGCACAGGCTGCCCGAAGGCTGAGCTTCGGCTGCGCCGGGAGAGATCTTTCCGGCGGCAGCTCCTTCGGGGAAGAGCCTTGCAAACATCCCCTGATCCATGGAGCCAAACCCCATGCCGGCCGGCGTAGACATGAGCCTGTGTCAAACAGGCTCATGTCCTAATGCTCAGATGCGCTTCGGCCGGCGCACGGCCCGCAGCGTGCTCTTGCCGCCATCGCCGCAATAGAACAGGTCGGCACCGTCCGATTCCACCCCGGAGAGGCCTATCTCGGGCGGCATGGCGACAGCGTCCAGCCCCTTGCCGGTCGCGGGATCGATACGGCGCAACTCGCTTTCGCCGTCTTCCCAGGTGCCGTGCCACAACTCGCCGTCGACCCAGGTCACGCCGGTGACGAAGCGGTTGGTCTCGATGCTGCGCAGCACCTTGCCGGTGGCCGGATCGATCTGATGGATCTTGCGCTCGCGATAATGGCCGACCCAGAGCGATCCCTCGGCCCAGGCAAGGCCGGAATCGCCGCCCTTGCCGGGCGCGGGGATCGTGCCGAGCACCGAGCCGGTCCGCGGATCGATCTTCTGGATGCGGTCCTCGGCGATCTGGAAAAGATGCGTGCCGTCGAAGGCCGTGCCGGCATGGGCGGGAACATCGATGGTTCTGACGACCTCGCCCTTGACGATATCGAGCTGGTTCAGCCGGTCGCCGGAGGCGAACCAGACATTGGCGCCGTCGAAGCTGACGCCATGGACCTTCTCGACGCCCGGAAACGGGCCATAGGTGCGGGTGATCTCGGCAGCTTGTATCGTCATGATGGCGCTCCTGCGTCTGTTGTTATGCCGAACCCTAGCCATCCGGCCAGGACATCGGGAGTAACAAACCGGTCGCGAAACCCGGCAGCGGCGGCATCACCCAGCGACGCGCGCGCGCCTGCCCGTAGGACTGGACCTTGCCGGTCTCGGCAAGAGCCTCGAGCGCGCGCTGGACGCTGCGCTGGCTCGACCCGAGCGCCAGCGCCAAAGCGGAACTCGACCATGTCTCGCCATCGGCCATGAGGGCGAGCACCGTGGCATGCTTCTCCTCGACCGGGCGTACCAGCACGACGATCCCCGTCGCGCGGCGCGGGGCGATGACGAAGCCGCGCTCCGTCGCGCTGATCCGCGCCAGTAGGCGCAAAGCCGCGCGCAGCCGGCCAATCTCGACGCGCAACCGCGCCCGGTGGGATTCATCGGTGAAGCGCGACCCGAAGGCGCTGGCGATCAGCACGTCGCGCGGCGCATCCATCGGCCAGGCCTCGGCCAACGTTCGCAGCAGGGCGAAGAGCACGGGGCGTGTCGCCAGCGAAACCGCGTTGTTGCTGTCGCGCGCGGCATTGCGGCAGGCATCGACGATCAGAGCCTCCGAGGCCTGCAGATCCTCGACATCGTCGAGCAGCAAGGGGCGCTCGACACCATCAGCGATGAGGCGCGCGGCCGGCTCTTCGAGCAGGTGGCGCGCGGCCTCGACTTCGGCGATCAGCGCCGGGATTCCGGCCGCGCCAGCCGCCTCTCGTGCTTCCGCGAGCACAGCCCGCGCCACGCGCGCCTCGACCCGGCGCAGAGCGATGCCAGCGCGGGCCAGTCCGTGGATGGCCCGCAACCCGGCGGGAAGGCGTGCCGGATCGATGCCGGCGAGCCGCTCGCCCGCATGGTCGAGCCGCCCGATCAGCAGCAAGCGGCGGATGTCCAGCAGGCGCGCATGGGCCGCGTTTGCGCGATCGCCATGGGCTTCGAGCACCGCCCCAGCTTCATCGAGCCTGCCGGGCGGCCAGCCGAGATCGCGCGCCGCCAGGGCGACCTCAGCCTCGGCGACGGTGCAGCGGGCGCGGGCGACCGCTTCCCCCGCCCCGAAGGCACGGCCGGCGCGGCGCAGCAAAAGCTTGGCGCGGGCGAAATCGCCGAGCTGCGCCATGGCGATACCGCGCAGCGCCAGGGCAGGCGCATCGTCGCGCAAGGCTACCCGATTCAGCGCGCCCAGCGGATCGCCCTTCGCCAGAGCCTGCGCCGCCGCCGTGATCAGCGAGTCCATCGGAATCCCGCCAAACTTGTCACTCCCACCGCCTGCCGCCTCCGCCTTACCACCGATCGCGACGCCGCATCGAGTGTCGAGGCGGCGCGGACATCCCCCGACAGGAGTGAAACATAATGACCAGTCATGCGATCAGAACACACGAGGAATGGCTTGCCGCCCGGCTCGAACTGCTGGAGGCCGAGAAGGCGTATACGCGGCAGGGCGACGCCCTCGCCGAGCGGCGGCGGGCCCTGCCTTGGGTCAAGGTCGAGAAGGACTATCTCTTCCAGACCGAGCATGGCGACGCCTCGCTAGCCGATCTCTTCCAGGGGCGCTCGCAGCTTCTCGTCTACCATTTCATGTTCGGGCCCGACTACAAGGCCGGCTGCCCGTCCTGTTCGGCGATCGCCGACGGGTTCAACGGCTCGGCCACGCATCTCGCCAATCACGACGTGATGCTCTGGGCGATCTCGCGGGCGCCGATCGACAAGCTGCTCGCCTTCCGCGAACGGATGGACTGGAGCTTTCCCTGGGCCTCGTCCGGCGAGAGCGACTTCAATTTCGACTACAACGTCTCCTTCACCGAAATGCAGGAGCGGACGCAGGGCATCGACTACAATTTCCGCCACCAGCCGAAATTCGAGTGGCGGACCTCCGGCAACGAGATCGAGCGCTCGTTCGCCGAAATGTCCGGAGTGGACGTGCCGACCTATCACCGCGACAGGCCGGGCATGAGCGCCTTCATCCGCGAGGACGGCGCGATCTACCACACCTACTCGACCTATTCGCGCGGGGTGGACGGCATCTGGGGCATGTATGCCTGGCTCGACCGGGCGCCGAAGGGCCGCAACGAGGCGCAAGGCCCGTGGTGGCTCCATCGCGACCGCTACGCCGCCCGCCAAGCCGCGCCCGCTTGAAACCGCCCTCACCGCCGGGATCAGCGGTGAGACAATTGCTTCCGCGCAGTTCAGCCAAATCCTGATGGCGGACTACGTGACGCGACATTTCCTCGCCGAGGACGGTCTCGTGGGGCGCTGTTCCTGCTGGCAGGCGTTGGTCCGCATCCGGCGATCATGATCCAACGGCCTGGGCGGCGGCATCAACGAGCCGCGTGCCGCGCGCTCTGGGCTCGCGGCCTTTCGGCCGGCCTCTTGTGCGCAAAAGATTTTTCGCGTCATGGTCGCACTGACTTCACGCTGGTGACGCGC
Protein-coding sequences here:
- a CDS encoding glutaminyl-peptide cyclotransferase; translated protein: MTIQAAEITRTYGPFPGVEKVHGVSFDGANVWFASGDRLNQLDIVKGEVVRTIDVPAHAGTAFDGTHLFQIAEDRIQKIDPRTGSVLGTIPAPGKGGDSGLAWAEGSLWVGHYRERKIHQIDPATGKVLRSIETNRFVTGVTWVDGELWHGTWEDGESELRRIDPATGKGLDAVAMPPEIGLSGVESDGADLFYCGDGGKSTLRAVRRPKRI
- a CDS encoding helix-turn-helix domain-containing protein; this encodes MDSLITAAAQALAKGDPLGALNRVALRDDAPALALRGIAMAQLGDFARAKLLLRRAGRAFGAGEAVARARCTVAEAEVALAARDLGWPPGRLDEAGAVLEAHGDRANAAHARLLDIRRLLLIGRLDHAGERLAGIDPARLPAGLRAIHGLARAGIALRRVEARVARAVLAEAREAAGAAGIPALIAEVEAARHLLEEPAARLIADGVERPLLLDDVEDLQASEALIVDACRNAARDSNNAVSLATRPVLFALLRTLAEAWPMDAPRDVLIASAFGSRFTDESHRARLRVEIGRLRAALRLLARISATERGFVIAPRRATGIVVLVRPVEEKHATVLALMADGETWSSSALALALGSSQRSVQRALEALAETGKVQSYGQARARRWVMPPLPGFATGLLLPMSWPDG
- a CDS encoding M20 aminoacylase family protein, whose translation is MSQLDLDALQSEMTAWRRHLHTHPEFGFEEKQTAAFVAEKLRAFGLDEVVEGVGGTGVVGTLKRGSGNRAIALRADMDALRITEQSEQPYRSQTPGVMHACGHDGHTSMLLGAAKLLAEEGGFDGTVRFLFQPAEEWGRGALAMLDDGLMERFPFDEIYGLHNMPGLGIGRFQTRAGSFMSAEDNFEIVLRGVGGHAAKPHAGSEVLVAACALVMQLQTIVSRRLSPADIAVVSVTELLTDGTRNVLPGTARILGDARCFRPEVSAEIERQMGIIAHGTAESYNLTCALTYTREFVPLVNDAELSREALAAARTVLDDGDVAIASEPMTGSEDFARFLDHVPGCFAYVGNGEGSAPLHNASYDFDDRGLIHGARFHAAIIRHRLPEG
- a CDS encoding DUF899 domain-containing protein: MTSHAIRTHEEWLAARLELLEAEKAYTRQGDALAERRRALPWVKVEKDYLFQTEHGDASLADLFQGRSQLLVYHFMFGPDYKAGCPSCSAIADGFNGSATHLANHDVMLWAISRAPIDKLLAFRERMDWSFPWASSGESDFNFDYNVSFTEMQERTQGIDYNFRHQPKFEWRTSGNEIERSFAEMSGVDVPTYHRDRPGMSAFIREDGAIYHTYSTYSRGVDGIWGMYAWLDRAPKGRNEAQGPWWLHRDRYAARQAAPA